The Canis aureus isolate CA01 chromosome 9, VMU_Caureus_v.1.0, whole genome shotgun sequence genome has a segment encoding these proteins:
- the ALKBH1 gene encoding nucleic acid dioxygenase ALKBH1, which translates to MGKMAAAVGSVATLAAEPGEDAFRKLFRFYRQSRPGTADLGAVIDFSAAHTARGTGPGARKVVKSQLSVSSVSDQDAHRAGLQPVSKWQAYGLQGYPGFIFIPNPFLPGYQWHWVKQCLKLYSQKPNVCNLDKHMSQEETQDLWEQSKELLRYKEVNKRRPRSLLEKLRWVTLGYHYNWDSKKYSADHYTPFPSDLAFLSEQVAAACGFQGFRAEAGILNYYRLDSTLGIHVDRSELDHSKPLLSFSFGQSAIFLLGGLKRDEAPTAMFMHSGDIMVMSGFSRLLNHAVPRVLPSPQGESLPCCLETPLPAVLPRDSVVQPCSEEDWQVCTRYLKTARVNMTVRQVLAADQDFPSEPVEENQRDLTLEGFCHLDDDSSQVKRMKLDPDS; encoded by the exons ATGGGGAAGATGGCGGCGGCCGTGGGCTCTGTAGCGACGCTTGCGGCGGAGCCAGGGGAGGACGCTTTTCGGAAGCTTTTCCGCTTCTACCGGCAGAGCCGCCCGGGAACAGCAGACCTGGGAGCAGTCATTGACTTCTCGGCGGCCCACACAGCCCGGGGCACGGGGCCTGGTGCCCGCAAG GTGGTCAAATCTCAGCTGAGTGTGTCTTCTGTCAGTGACCAGGATGCACATAGAGCAGGACTTCAGCCAGTCAGCAAGTGGCAAGCCTATGGACTCCAAGGCTATCCTG GATTTATTTTCATCCCAAACCCCTTCCTCCCAGGTTACCAATGGCACTGGGTGAAGCAGTGCCTTAAATTATATTCCCAGAAACCTAATGTATGTAATCTGGACAAGCACATGAGCCAAGAAGAGACCCAGGACTTGTGGGAACAGAGCAAAGAGCTCCTCAG GTATAAAGAAGTGAATAAACGGAGACCCAGAAGTTTACTAGAGAAGTTGCGCTGGGTGACCCTAGGCTACCATTATAACTGGGATAGTAAG AAATACTCAGCCGATCATTATACACCTTTCCCTTCTGACCTGGCTTTCCTCTCAGAGCAAGTAGCTGCAGCCTGTGGATTTCAGGGTTTCCGAGCTGAAGCAGGTATCCTGAATTACTACCGATTGGACTCTACACTGGGAATCCACGTAGACAGATCTGAACTAGATCACTCCAAACCCCTGCTGTCTTTCAG ctttggACAGTCTGCCATCTTTCTCCTGGGCGGCCTCAAAAGAGACGAAGCTCCCACAGCCATGTTTATGCACAGTGGTGACATCATGGTAATGTCAGGTTTCAGTCGCCTGTTGAACCATGCAGTCCCAAGAGTCCTTCCAAGTCCTCAGGGGGAAAGCCTGCCATGCTGCCTGGAGACGCCTCTGCCGGCCGTTCTCCCCAGAGACTCCGTGGTACAACCCTGCTCTGAGGAGGACTGGCAAGTGTGCACCCGCTACTTGAAAACTGCTCGTGTTAACATGACTGTCCGACAGGTACTGGCCGCAGACCAGGACTTCCCTTCAGAACCCGTGGAGGAGAATCAAAGAGACCTCACCCTGGAAGGATTCTGCCACCTGGACGATGACAGTAGCCAAGTAAAACGAATGAAGCTCGACCCTGACAGCTGA
- the SLIRP gene encoding SRA stem-loop-interacting RNA-binding protein, mitochondrial encodes MAASAARGAVALRTRIGRRVAFVRKIPWTAASSELREHFAQFGHVRKCTVPFDKETGFHRGMGWVHFSSEEDLQNALQQEKHIIDGVKLHIQARRPKVLQGGQTSDEEKDI; translated from the exons ATGGCGGCTTCAGCAGCGAGGGGCGCTGTGGCGTTGCGTACCAGGATTGGCCGGCGGGTGGCTTTTGTCAGAAAAATTCCCTGGACTGCGGCCTCGA GTGAGCTGAGAGAACACTTTGCACAGTTTGGCCATGTACGAAAGTGCACTGTACCTTTT gaCAAAGAGACAGGATTTCATAGAGGTATGGGttgggttcatttttcttcagaagAAGATCTTCAGAATGCACTACAACAAGAAAAGCATATTATTGATGGTgtaaag ctccacATTCAAGCTCGGCGACCAAAAGTTTTGCAAGGGGGTCAAACATCTGATGAAGAGAAAGATATTTGA